In Gemmatimonadaceae bacterium, the following proteins share a genomic window:
- the asnB gene encoding asparagine synthase (glutamine-hydrolyzing) produces MCGIASIFNYRGGAPVELEELVRIRDGMDCRGPDGHGEWVSDDRRVALAHRRLAIIDLSDLAAQPMSTPDGALVITFNGEIYNFRALRDRLERRGHSFTTQSDTEVLLHLYMEHGADMVHELRGMFAFALFDARRGGVLLARDHFGIKPLYYADDGATVRAASEVRALLRGSGVDRSAEPAAHAGFFLWGHVPEPYTMYRGIRALPAGSTMWIDAAGASAPVKYADVTALLRNAEERAPRLHPGELEQRLGDALRDTVRHHLVADVPVGVFLSAGIDSSTLTALASENGGTLKTVTLGFTEFRGTAFDETPLAEEVARSCGADHQTVWIGSTDFKEQSNRLLERMDQPSVDGVNSYFVARAAAKTGLKVALSGLGGDELFGGYPSFRDVPRLVRALGGVPGTETVGRGLRFIAAPIVGQLTSPKYASVLEYGGTWGGAYLLRRGMYMPWELPDVMDADLAREGWRELQQFARLDAIVDGIEAPRLKVSALEASWYMRNQLLRDTDWASMSHSLEVRVPLVDWTFWRAVAPLIAACPGSLPKRAIAETPRRPLPAAVLSRPKTGFEIPTREWLVGEHGAKYAGRGLRGWARFVYDRFAQR; encoded by the coding sequence ATGTGCGGCATTGCGTCGATCTTCAACTATCGCGGCGGCGCACCGGTCGAGCTCGAGGAGCTCGTGCGCATTCGCGATGGAATGGATTGTCGCGGTCCTGACGGGCATGGCGAGTGGGTGAGCGACGACCGGCGTGTCGCGCTTGCGCATCGCCGGCTCGCGATCATCGATCTCAGCGATCTCGCCGCACAGCCGATGTCGACGCCCGACGGCGCGTTGGTCATCACGTTCAACGGCGAGATCTACAACTTCCGCGCGCTGCGCGATCGTCTCGAGCGGCGCGGCCATTCCTTCACCACGCAGTCCGACACCGAAGTGCTGCTCCATCTGTACATGGAGCATGGCGCCGACATGGTCCACGAGCTGCGCGGGATGTTCGCCTTCGCGCTCTTCGACGCGCGGCGCGGCGGCGTACTGCTCGCCCGCGATCACTTCGGGATCAAGCCGCTGTATTACGCCGACGATGGCGCGACCGTGCGCGCGGCGTCGGAAGTGCGGGCGTTGTTGCGCGGCAGCGGCGTCGATCGTTCCGCCGAGCCGGCGGCGCATGCGGGCTTTTTCCTGTGGGGCCATGTCCCCGAGCCGTACACGATGTACCGCGGCATTCGCGCGCTGCCCGCAGGATCAACCATGTGGATCGACGCCGCGGGTGCGTCGGCGCCGGTGAAGTACGCCGACGTCACCGCCTTGCTGCGGAACGCGGAGGAGCGCGCGCCGCGCCTGCATCCCGGTGAGCTCGAGCAGCGACTCGGCGACGCGTTGCGCGATACGGTGCGCCATCATCTCGTGGCCGACGTGCCCGTGGGTGTATTTCTCTCGGCGGGAATCGACTCGAGCACGCTGACCGCGCTCGCGTCGGAGAATGGCGGGACGCTCAAGACCGTCACGCTCGGCTTCACCGAGTTTCGCGGAACCGCCTTCGATGAAACGCCGCTTGCGGAAGAAGTCGCGAGATCGTGCGGCGCCGATCACCAGACCGTGTGGATCGGAAGCACCGATTTCAAAGAGCAGTCGAATCGGCTGCTCGAGCGCATGGATCAACCGTCGGTGGACGGCGTGAACAGCTATTTCGTCGCGCGCGCCGCGGCGAAGACGGGACTGAAAGTGGCGCTTTCCGGCTTGGGAGGCGACGAGCTATTCGGCGGCTATCCAAGTTTTCGCGACGTGCCGCGTCTCGTGCGCGCGCTCGGCGGCGTTCCCGGAACGGAGACCGTCGGACGGGGGCTTCGGTTCATCGCAGCGCCGATCGTCGGCCAGCTCACGTCACCGAAGTACGCGAGCGTTCTCGAATATGGCGGCACGTGGGGCGGCGCGTATCTGCTGCGCCGCGGTATGTACATGCCGTGGGAGTTGCCGGACGTGATGGACGCGGATCTCGCGCGCGAGGGATGGCGCGAGCTGCAACAGTTCGCGCGACTCGACGCGATCGTGGATGGCATCGAGGCGCCGCGTCTCAAGGTGTCGGCCCTCGAGGCGTCGTGGTACATGCGCAATCAGCTTTTGCGCGACACGGATTGGGCGAGCATGAGCCATTCGCTCGAGGTGCGCGTGCCACTCGTCGATTGGACGTTCTGGCGCGCGGTGGCACCGCTCATCGCGGCATGTCCGGGAAGTTTGCCCAAGCGCGCGATCGCCGAAACGCCGCGGCGTCCGCTGCCCGCCGCGGTGTTGTCGCGGCCGAAGACGGGCTTCGAGATTCCGACGCGCGAATGGCTCGTTGGAGAGCATGGCGCGAAATACGCCGGCCGCGGACTACGCGGGTGGGCGCGGTTCGTCTACGATCGATTCGCGCAGCGGTAG
- a CDS encoding GDP-L-fucose synthase, translated as MQLDSRVYVAGHRGLVGSALLRHLRARGFSKLIARTHEELDLENQTSVMRFFAEERPEYVLLAAAKVGGIMANNTFPADFIRSNLAVQLNVLEAAYRFDVKKLLFLGSSCIYPKHAPQPIKEEYLLSGELEPTNRPYAIAKIAGLELCRSYNRQFGTNYVSVMPTNLYGPGDNFDLQNSHVLPALLRKFHEAKTSGSPSVTVWGTGRARREFLHVDDLAAACTFVMERYDSSEIVNIGFGEDLTIAQLAQLIAEVVGYDGEIVFDTSKPDGTPQKLLDISKLTGLGWRPTIGLQQGLRDTYAWYVRAVADAAEPAPAERVAAR; from the coding sequence ATGCAACTCGATAGTCGCGTGTATGTGGCCGGCCACCGCGGTCTGGTTGGGTCGGCGCTGCTGCGGCATCTGCGAGCACGCGGCTTCTCAAAACTGATCGCGCGAACGCATGAAGAGCTCGACCTGGAAAACCAGACGAGCGTCATGCGCTTTTTCGCCGAGGAGCGCCCGGAGTACGTGCTGCTCGCGGCGGCGAAGGTGGGTGGCATCATGGCCAACAACACCTTCCCGGCCGATTTCATTCGCAGCAATCTGGCGGTTCAGCTCAACGTGCTCGAAGCCGCGTATCGCTTCGACGTGAAGAAGCTGCTTTTCCTCGGCAGCTCGTGCATCTATCCCAAGCACGCGCCGCAGCCGATCAAGGAAGAGTATCTGCTGAGCGGCGAGCTCGAGCCGACCAACCGGCCGTACGCCATCGCGAAGATCGCGGGCCTCGAGTTGTGCCGCTCGTACAACCGGCAGTTCGGCACGAACTACGTCAGCGTCATGCCGACCAATCTCTACGGGCCGGGCGACAACTTCGATTTGCAGAACAGTCATGTGCTCCCGGCGCTGCTTCGGAAATTTCACGAAGCAAAGACGTCGGGATCGCCGAGCGTGACGGTGTGGGGCACCGGCCGGGCGCGCCGCGAATTCCTGCACGTCGACGATCTGGCGGCGGCGTGCACGTTCGTGATGGAGCGGTACGATTCGTCGGAGATCGTCAACATCGGCTTCGGTGAGGACCTGACGATCGCGCAGCTCGCGCAACTCATTGCGGAGGTCGTCGGCTACGACGGCGAGATCGTGTTCGATACGTCGAAGCCCGATGGAACGCCGCAGAAGCTCCTGGACATCAGCAAACTGACCGGTCTTGGTTGGCGGCCAACGATCGGATTGCAGCAAGGATTGCGCGACACGTACGCCTGGTATGTGCGCGCGGTCGCGGATGCCGCCGAGCCGGCGCCCGCTGAGCGAGTCGCCGCGCGCTAG
- a CDS encoding polysaccharide biosynthesis C-terminal domain-containing protein: MTHTPAEKRLHATESWAAAVAGNLAVRLCGLIGGIFIARALGPTGKGVITSATIWPTVALSVGAVINVQTVTYFTARQGERGLQACLYLAIGFAVALLPASLLLNWLGLGLTHRGSLRAANAYALSVPFSVLAGVFSAALLAEGRVVMYWLMKVIGAALLMVPIVVLALAGHLTVRVYVIAAIAGTAATALLTAFAQRTTRVRLTKPDGALAKSILSFGAKTTFTLVPYQLNLRLDQLLMSAIAPLEVLGAYNVAFAWSSTLSMVGSGFSSVVLARSARIDPERTDDLHAAARTLRRAFIVLFLAGTIAALVSPIAVPLLFGQDFRAGVTPAVILCVAAIPLYANLLLHEFLRGLGYPGLGGMPEMIGLVVSAVGLAVLFPRFGATGAAIASLASYLIVMGTLVTRAVRRIPGFSAVWLVPRLGDLRAIVIAGAAFARRRTRSAFGHAVSR, translated from the coding sequence ATGACCCATACTCCGGCCGAAAAGCGCCTGCACGCTACTGAATCGTGGGCAGCGGCTGTCGCGGGGAACCTGGCGGTCCGGTTGTGCGGGTTGATCGGCGGAATCTTCATCGCGCGCGCGCTCGGTCCGACAGGCAAGGGCGTCATTACCTCGGCCACGATCTGGCCGACGGTCGCCTTGAGCGTCGGCGCCGTGATCAACGTCCAGACGGTCACCTATTTCACGGCGCGCCAGGGTGAGCGCGGGCTGCAGGCCTGCCTGTACCTGGCGATTGGTTTCGCCGTCGCACTGCTGCCGGCGTCGCTGCTCCTGAATTGGCTCGGTCTGGGGCTCACCCATCGCGGCAGCTTGCGCGCGGCGAACGCGTATGCGCTATCGGTTCCGTTCTCGGTGTTGGCCGGCGTGTTCTCCGCCGCGCTGCTGGCCGAAGGCCGCGTGGTGATGTACTGGCTCATGAAGGTCATCGGCGCCGCGTTGCTAATGGTGCCGATTGTCGTGCTCGCGCTGGCCGGGCACTTGACCGTTCGCGTGTACGTGATCGCGGCGATCGCCGGAACGGCGGCGACCGCCCTGCTCACGGCGTTCGCGCAGCGTACGACGCGCGTGCGTTTGACCAAGCCCGACGGAGCACTCGCGAAGTCGATTCTGTCATTCGGCGCGAAGACGACGTTCACGCTCGTGCCGTATCAGTTGAACCTGCGGCTCGACCAGCTCCTGATGTCGGCGATCGCGCCGCTCGAGGTGCTCGGCGCGTACAACGTGGCGTTCGCGTGGTCGTCGACGCTGTCGATGGTCGGCAGCGGCTTTTCGAGCGTGGTGCTCGCGCGCAGCGCGCGCATCGATCCCGAGCGGACGGACGACTTGCACGCCGCGGCGCGAACGCTGCGTCGGGCGTTCATCGTGCTGTTTCTCGCGGGCACCATCGCGGCGCTGGTTTCGCCGATTGCGGTGCCGCTGCTCTTCGGCCAGGACTTCCGGGCGGGCGTGACGCCGGCCGTCATTCTGTGCGTCGCGGCGATTCCGCTGTATGCCAACTTGCTGCTGCACGAGTTTCTTCGCGGGCTGGGGTATCCCGGGCTTGGCGGCATGCCGGAGATGATTGGTCTCGTGGTGAGCGCCGTGGGACTCGCTGTGCTGTTTCCGCGGTTCGGCGCCACGGGAGCGGCCATCGCGTCGCTCGCGAGTTACCTGATCGTGATGGGTACGCTCGTGACGCGCGCCGTGCGGAGAATTCCGGGTTTTTCAGCGGTGTGGCTGGTGCCGCGACTCGGCGATCTGCGCGCGATCGTCATTGCCGGCGCCGCGTTCGCGCGGCGTCGCACCCGGTCAGCTTTCGGTCACGCGGTTTCCAGATAG
- a CDS encoding amino acid adenylation domain-containing protein, whose protein sequence is MTLWDAFEETVRRGPSAPALVLHDTTVTFAELRHDAERCASWLARRGIVRGDVVALQLPKRRETYALWLACVRQGAPYVFIDPRQPEARTLRVLDRVGARLLVTATPGQFADQVLLEDADSGSRWLGELADDDVPAPAALHSQSPAYVMFTSGSTGEPKGAVIPHGGVLALMRWAERNVGTGMDQRYANLNPLHFDNSVFDLYCGLLSGAALIPVETAGEANPAVWVKSLREGAATVVFAVPTLFLTLARLRLLRPRSLPSVRTFLFGGEGFPIDELRAFHEAFAGHARLINVYGPTETSCICASLEIDGAALAAAGTGLAALGRMHEEFEYAVLDADGAPVARNDVGELWIGGPCVGLGYYAAPEETAARFRQDPRQESYRSVWFRSGDLVREDADRLLWFHGRADNQVKVRGHRIELEEIELVIQSVAGVRRAVCVVVRDGMAAELRAAFACDEDDVTAHVQAACAARLPGYMQPAHLIRVADLPINANGKVDRRAVRAMMESS, encoded by the coding sequence GTGACGCTCTGGGACGCATTCGAGGAGACGGTGCGTCGTGGCCCGAGCGCGCCGGCGCTCGTGCTGCACGACACGACGGTCACGTTCGCCGAACTGCGCCACGATGCCGAGCGATGCGCAAGCTGGCTCGCGCGGCGCGGCATTGTGCGCGGCGACGTCGTCGCGCTGCAACTGCCAAAGCGACGCGAGACGTACGCACTGTGGCTCGCCTGCGTTCGTCAGGGCGCGCCTTACGTGTTCATCGATCCACGGCAACCAGAAGCGCGCACGCTCCGTGTGCTCGACCGCGTCGGAGCGCGACTCCTCGTAACGGCGACGCCGGGCCAATTCGCAGATCAGGTCCTGCTGGAAGATGCCGACTCGGGGTCGCGGTGGCTCGGGGAATTGGCGGACGATGATGTGCCGGCGCCAGCGGCGCTGCACTCGCAATCGCCGGCGTACGTGATGTTCACCTCCGGATCGACCGGCGAACCGAAGGGCGCCGTCATTCCACACGGTGGCGTGCTCGCCCTCATGCGTTGGGCGGAGCGCAATGTCGGAACTGGAATGGATCAGCGCTACGCCAACCTCAATCCGCTGCACTTCGACAACTCCGTGTTCGATTTGTATTGCGGTCTGTTGAGCGGCGCCGCACTCATTCCGGTGGAGACGGCCGGCGAAGCCAATCCCGCGGTGTGGGTCAAGTCGCTGCGCGAGGGTGCGGCCACAGTCGTATTCGCCGTTCCAACGTTATTTCTCACGCTCGCGCGTCTGCGGCTGCTGCGGCCTCGGTCCCTTCCGAGCGTGCGCACGTTCCTGTTTGGCGGTGAAGGGTTTCCGATCGACGAGCTGCGCGCCTTTCATGAAGCGTTCGCGGGGCATGCGCGTTTGATCAACGTCTATGGCCCGACAGAGACGAGCTGCATCTGCGCGAGCCTCGAGATCGACGGCGCAGCATTGGCCGCCGCGGGGACCGGTTTGGCGGCGCTCGGCCGAATGCATGAAGAATTCGAATACGCCGTGCTCGATGCCGATGGCGCACCCGTCGCGCGAAACGATGTGGGCGAGCTTTGGATCGGCGGGCCGTGCGTCGGGCTCGGCTACTACGCCGCGCCGGAGGAGACCGCCGCGCGTTTTCGCCAGGATCCGCGGCAGGAATCGTATCGTTCGGTTTGGTTTCGATCGGGCGACCTCGTTCGCGAGGACGCGGACCGCCTCCTTTGGTTCCACGGTCGAGCGGACAATCAAGTGAAAGTCCGTGGCCACCGAATCGAGCTCGAGGAAATCGAGCTCGTCATACAGAGCGTGGCCGGCGTTCGGCGTGCGGTCTGTGTCGTGGTTCGAGACGGCATGGCGGCCGAGCTCCGTGCCGCGTTTGCCTGCGATGAGGACGACGTAACAGCCCACGTGCAGGCCGCGTGTGCCGCGCGGTTGCCGGGATACATGCAACCGGCACACCTGATCCGAGTTGCCGACCTTCCGATTAACGCCAACGGCAAGGTCGATCGTCGAGCGGTGCGCGCGATGATGGAATCCTCATGA
- a CDS encoding WbqC family protein, which produces MTVHSNGGKTVAISQSNYIPWKGYFDLLARCDEFVIFDSVQFTRRDWRNRNRIKTPRGPQWLTIPVEVKGRYAQPIDDVQIASKAWARDHWRNIESNYARAAEFSSTAPWLHELFDAAAPHSRLTDLNEFLLRGIANRLGITTTVRRDIDVLGRSALADMDATERLVELCTALGATRYLSGPAARAYLDEQRFRSSDIEVVWMSYGPYPEYPQPWGPFVHEVSIVDVLLCAGDAARRYLETA; this is translated from the coding sequence ATGACGGTGCACAGCAACGGTGGCAAGACCGTCGCCATCAGCCAGTCCAACTACATCCCGTGGAAGGGCTACTTCGATCTGCTCGCGCGCTGCGATGAGTTCGTGATCTTCGACTCCGTTCAATTCACGCGCCGCGACTGGCGCAATCGCAATCGCATCAAGACGCCGCGTGGCCCGCAATGGCTCACCATTCCGGTGGAGGTGAAGGGCCGGTACGCTCAGCCGATCGACGACGTGCAGATCGCGTCGAAGGCGTGGGCGCGCGATCACTGGCGCAACATCGAGAGCAACTACGCGCGCGCGGCGGAGTTTTCGAGCACGGCGCCATGGTTGCACGAGTTGTTCGATGCGGCGGCGCCGCACAGCCGCCTGACGGACCTCAACGAGTTTCTGTTGCGCGGTATTGCGAACCGACTCGGAATCACCACCACGGTTCGGCGCGACATCGACGTGCTCGGTCGCTCCGCGCTCGCCGACATGGACGCGACGGAACGACTCGTGGAGCTCTGCACCGCGCTCGGCGCCACGCGCTATCTCTCGGGTCCTGCCGCGCGGGCATATCTGGACGAACAGCGCTTCCGCTCGAGCGACATCGAGGTGGTGTGGATGTCGTACGGGCCCTATCCCGAGTATCCGCAGCCATGGGGTCCGTTCGTGCACGAAGTCTCGATCGTCGATGTATTGCTGTGTGCCGGCGACGCGGCGCGCCGCTATCTGGAAACCGCGTGA
- a CDS encoding class I SAM-dependent methyltransferase — MPQSLIALARSGGRLPALDVASVHYPAEGAAALASIEASHFWFTSRRAAVWRLLRRALGPSDPAGRIVGLDIGCGSGYTAAWLTDRGAPTLGVDAMPAPSWPALADRTLGLLPGDITAIDPAQEFDFVLLLDVLEHIDDDAAFLAHALGFLKPMGVAIVTMPAFAWLWSPIDAYSGHRRRYTRAMVRSLVDRIGPGARLELASYFYATTFLPFAVSRLRRREVRRAIHDESSPPAWINATLAALLRAEARIVSFGVVPFGSSVVGVVRKYS, encoded by the coding sequence ATGCCGCAATCGCTGATCGCGCTCGCACGAAGCGGCGGTCGTCTTCCCGCCCTCGATGTTGCGTCGGTCCACTATCCGGCCGAGGGCGCCGCGGCGCTCGCGAGCATCGAAGCGAGTCATTTCTGGTTCACGTCGCGACGTGCCGCCGTATGGCGTCTCCTTCGGCGCGCGCTCGGTCCGAGCGACCCCGCGGGTCGCATCGTTGGGCTCGACATCGGCTGCGGCTCGGGATACACCGCCGCGTGGCTCACCGATCGCGGCGCGCCGACGCTCGGCGTCGATGCGATGCCCGCACCGAGTTGGCCGGCGTTGGCCGACCGCACGCTCGGGTTGCTCCCCGGCGACATCACGGCGATCGATCCGGCGCAGGAATTCGACTTCGTCCTGCTGCTCGACGTGCTCGAGCACATCGACGACGATGCGGCCTTCCTTGCGCACGCGCTGGGATTTCTGAAGCCCATGGGCGTCGCCATCGTGACGATGCCGGCGTTCGCCTGGCTCTGGTCGCCGATTGACGCATATTCGGGACACCGCCGCCGCTACACGCGCGCGATGGTTCGCTCGCTGGTCGATCGGATTGGGCCCGGCGCACGGTTGGAGTTGGCGAGCTACTTCTACGCCACGACATTCCTGCCGTTCGCCGTCAGCCGGCTCCGCCGGCGTGAGGTTCGCCGAGCTATTCACGACGAAAGCTCGCCGCCCGCGTGGATCAACGCCACGCTCGCGGCGCTCCTCCGCGCCGAGGCCCGCATCGTTTCGTTCGGCGTCGTCCCCTTTGGATCCTCGGTCGTCGGCGTTGTTCGCAAATACTCATGA
- the gmd gene encoding GDP-mannose 4,6-dehydratase — protein sequence MSVVGGSPRRALITGITGQDGSYLTELLLEKGYEVHGIIRRASTFNTERLEHLYRDPHDQSTRLFLHYGDLSDASGLRRILEAVEPSEIYHLAAQSHVRVSFDQPEYTADVVGVGALRMFEAVRDYRQRTGNDVRVYQAGSSEMFGAASPPQSEATPFYPRSPYAVSKVAAHWFAINYRESYGMFISNGILFNHESPRRGETFVTRKITRAVGRIKHGLQQKLFLGNLDAKRDWGFAGDYVDAMWRMLQAPAPGDFVIATGEAHSVREFLEMAFEQAELDWREHVEIDPRYYRPAEVDYLLGDSSKARTELGWEPRVSFKDLVRMMVREDLERAAGERAALGVRAANKHPVHEFAHATR from the coding sequence ATGTCTGTTGTTGGCGGATCGCCGCGCCGTGCTCTGATAACCGGAATAACGGGGCAGGACGGCTCGTATCTCACGGAGCTGCTCCTCGAGAAGGGCTACGAGGTGCACGGGATCATCCGGCGGGCTTCCACGTTCAACACGGAACGGCTGGAGCACCTCTACCGCGATCCGCACGACCAATCGACGCGGCTGTTCCTGCACTACGGGGATCTGTCCGACGCGTCCGGCCTGCGGCGCATCCTCGAGGCAGTCGAGCCATCAGAGATTTATCATCTCGCGGCGCAGTCGCACGTACGCGTCTCGTTCGACCAGCCGGAATACACGGCCGACGTCGTCGGCGTCGGCGCGCTGCGCATGTTCGAGGCGGTGCGGGACTACCGGCAGCGCACCGGCAACGACGTGCGCGTGTATCAAGCCGGCTCGTCGGAGATGTTCGGCGCCGCCTCGCCGCCGCAGAGTGAGGCCACGCCGTTCTATCCGCGCAGCCCGTACGCCGTCAGCAAGGTGGCCGCGCACTGGTTCGCGATCAACTATCGCGAATCGTACGGGATGTTCATCTCGAACGGCATTCTGTTCAATCACGAATCGCCGCGTCGCGGCGAGACGTTCGTGACGCGCAAGATCACGCGCGCCGTCGGCCGCATCAAGCACGGCCTGCAGCAGAAGCTCTTTCTGGGCAATCTCGACGCGAAGCGCGACTGGGGCTTTGCGGGCGACTACGTCGACGCGATGTGGCGCATGCTGCAGGCGCCGGCGCCGGGCGATTTCGTCATCGCCACCGGCGAGGCGCACAGCGTCCGCGAATTTCTGGAGATGGCGTTCGAGCAGGCGGAGCTCGACTGGCGGGAGCACGTCGAGATCGATCCGCGCTACTACCGCCCCGCGGAAGTCGACTATCTGCTCGGCGACTCGTCCAAGGCGCGGACCGAGCTCGGGTGGGAACCCCGCGTTTCGTTCAAGGACTTGGTGCGCATGATGGTCCGCGAGGATCTCGAGCGCGCCGCGGGTGAACGCGCGGCACTCGGCGTTCGCGCGGCGAACAAGCATCCCGTACACGAATTCGCGCATGCAACTCGATAG
- a CDS encoding SDR family oxidoreductase encodes MAAEQRQWIVVAGGAGSLGDAIVRRYGERRERVLVLDRTPAHTTFETVVARTVDLTSAPEVKEAIDAAIPRSDRITLLVNAAGMIWNEPMVSVRGGALQPHSIDHWRAVLDANLTTVFVVSSHVAARMVRTRGGAIVNFSSLSARGNAGQTAYAAAKAGVEGLTRAMAAELGPAGIRVNAIAPGFVDVASTRAAVADERLSSLAKATPLRRLGRADEIADAVEALASNTFINGVVLDVDGGLRL; translated from the coding sequence ATGGCTGCCGAGCAACGGCAGTGGATCGTGGTCGCGGGCGGCGCCGGGTCGCTCGGCGACGCGATCGTTCGTCGCTACGGCGAGCGTCGCGAACGGGTCCTCGTGCTCGACCGAACGCCGGCACACACGACGTTCGAGACCGTCGTTGCACGCACGGTCGATTTGACGTCAGCGCCCGAGGTGAAAGAGGCGATCGACGCAGCGATTCCCCGTTCCGATCGCATTACTCTGCTGGTGAACGCCGCCGGAATGATCTGGAACGAACCGATGGTCTCCGTTCGAGGCGGTGCACTCCAGCCACACTCGATCGACCACTGGCGCGCCGTGCTCGACGCGAATCTCACGACCGTGTTCGTCGTATCGTCGCACGTTGCGGCGCGCATGGTTCGCACACGCGGTGGCGCCATCGTCAACTTCAGCTCTCTGTCGGCGCGCGGCAATGCGGGGCAGACCGCGTATGCGGCCGCGAAAGCGGGTGTCGAAGGCCTCACGCGTGCAATGGCGGCCGAGCTCGGCCCCGCGGGAATTCGCGTCAATGCGATCGCTCCCGGATTCGTCGACGTCGCGTCGACTCGCGCGGCGGTGGCCGATGAACGCCTCTCATCGCTCGCGAAAGCGACTCCGCTGCGCCGGCTCGGTCGGGCCGACGAGATCGCCGACGCGGTCGAGGCGCTTGCATCGAACACGTTCATCAACGGAGTCGTGCTGGATGTCGATGGTGGGCTACGACTCTGA
- the rffA gene encoding dTDP-4-amino-4,6-dideoxygalactose transaminase, whose protein sequence is MASPSPIAGARARIPFNRPLVTGREAEYIAQAIEQRWLSGDGPFTHRCQQLLQARLGVETSLLTTSCTHALEMAALLLDVGPGDEVIIPTFTFVSTANAFVLRGATPVFADSRADTLNIDERQIESLITRRTRAIALVHYAGVACEMDAIVALANAHKIAIVEDTAHALLSAYRGRMLGTFGSTASLSFHETKNVTCGEGGALLINDANLVERAEILREKGTNRSRFHRGQIDKYTWVDVGSSYLPSDMLAAYLLAQLEALDDIQHRRRAVWNTYHRELAAWAATHGVAQPTVPPHCDQSWHMYYLVMPTAEARTGLIAHLAERSVSAVFHYIPLHQSEMGQRLVGNVSLPVAESVSERLLRLPMYADMTESELAYVLDSVRSWRAS, encoded by the coding sequence ATGGCGTCGCCGTCGCCGATAGCGGGAGCGCGTGCACGGATACCGTTCAATCGCCCGCTCGTCACGGGCCGAGAGGCGGAGTACATCGCGCAAGCGATCGAGCAGCGCTGGCTCTCTGGCGACGGTCCCTTCACGCATCGATGCCAGCAGTTGCTGCAGGCACGGCTCGGCGTCGAGACGTCGTTGCTGACGACGTCGTGTACGCATGCGCTGGAGATGGCCGCGCTCCTGCTGGATGTCGGCCCGGGCGACGAAGTCATCATTCCCACATTCACGTTCGTGTCGACCGCGAACGCGTTCGTGTTGCGAGGCGCGACGCCCGTGTTCGCCGATTCGCGCGCCGACACGCTCAACATCGACGAACGGCAGATCGAATCGCTCATCACGCGGCGCACGCGGGCGATCGCGCTCGTGCACTACGCCGGCGTGGCATGCGAGATGGACGCGATCGTCGCGCTCGCCAACGCGCACAAGATCGCCATCGTCGAGGACACCGCTCACGCGCTGCTGTCGGCGTATCGCGGACGCATGCTCGGCACGTTCGGCAGCACGGCGTCGCTGAGTTTCCACGAAACGAAGAATGTCACGTGCGGCGAGGGCGGCGCGTTATTGATCAACGACGCCAATCTCGTCGAGCGCGCCGAGATCCTGCGCGAGAAGGGCACGAATCGAAGCCGCTTTCATCGCGGGCAAATCGACAAGTACACGTGGGTCGACGTGGGGTCGAGCTATCTGCCCTCGGATATGCTCGCCGCATACCTGTTGGCGCAGCTCGAAGCGCTCGACGACATCCAGCATCGCCGGCGTGCGGTGTGGAACACGTACCATCGCGAGCTCGCGGCGTGGGCCGCGACACACGGTGTCGCTCAACCCACGGTGCCGCCGCACTGCGATCAGAGTTGGCACATGTACTATCTCGTCATGCCGACGGCCGAGGCGCGGACCGGCTTGATCGCGCACCTCGCCGAACGCAGTGTCTCCGCGGTGTTTCACTACATTCCGCTGCATCAATCGGAAATGGGGCAGCGACTCGTGGGCAACGTCTCGCTGCCCGTGGCGGAGTCGGTCTCCGAGCGTTTGCTGCGCTTGCCGATGTACGCGGACATGACCGAGAGCGAGCTCGCGTACGTGCTCGACTCCGTCCGTTCCTGGCGCGCCTCATGA
- a CDS encoding acyl carrier protein, whose amino-acid sequence MDAQALVAAIVEQQLPPLAPRTPLNAIQGWDSLATVLLVGRLEEILGRELDETELERLVTLEDIENLLQVR is encoded by the coding sequence ATGGACGCGCAGGCACTGGTGGCCGCGATCGTGGAGCAGCAACTGCCACCACTGGCGCCGCGGACGCCGCTGAACGCAATACAAGGATGGGACTCGCTCGCGACGGTGCTGCTGGTCGGCCGATTGGAGGAGATCCTCGGACGTGAGCTCGATGAAACGGAATTGGAGCGCTTGGTCACGCTCGAAGATATCGAGAATCTGCTCCAGGTGAGGTGA